Below is a genomic region from Zea mays cultivar B73 chromosome 9, Zm-B73-REFERENCE-NAM-5.0, whole genome shotgun sequence.
TTCATTCACCAGTTGGAAGACATCAATCAAATAATGACAATAACTTGATGTATCGCATTTTATTCATTGTAAACATGTTGCTCATAATTACAAGAACATCCATCCAATTTCAAAGAGATTTCTGGTCTCGAGCAATTATGTCTGTGTTTTCTGTCAGGCTCGGTTCCAGTTCAGCTAGGGACTGCTATGTACTACTATGATGTATACAAGGCCTAGGGCCCATGCTTCCAACAGCTAGATGAGTACAATTAACACTTCTATGCAGCGTAAACAGACAGCACTAGTCCTCCAGTGACCTCTTTCTCGCCCTCAAGTCGCGCTCGAGGCTTTGAGGCAATGGAGGAGTCTTTCCACGGCGGAAAAGAACAGCAAGGGCTTTCATTTTACGGCACATGCTGAAAacctacaaacaagcacagtcgcGACAAGTTGTACATTATGATCGATTGCTAACCAGAAACTGTTAAGGTCCACCAAATAATTTACTTACTGATGATGCTTCTATCTCCGCAATTCCCTCGCACCCTTGGCCGCCGCCCTGCAGAAGGTTGCAGTATTTTACagcatcatcctcatcctcaAATACCTGCAGCAAATGATGGAATGGAAACGATTCAGAAGAATATATTTCTCGAATACGCAagagagctgcgtatcatttGTATTAAGAAGAAAAGGAGAGCAAAAGAGCCTCCAAAAGTACAAACATACAACAAGGAACACTCACACGCCTAGATCTAGCACAACAAAACGACCAGCACTAAGGAATATCCTCAGCTCAATGGGCAGCTAGAAAGGAAATTCCAAAAGCCCCAGCCCTACTCCACAGACGCCACACTTCTATGGATAGAGCTAGCAGACTAGCAAGGTCAGGAGAGCAACCATCAAAAACACATCTGTTACAGTGATTCCATAGAGACCTTATTACTAATTCTACTGTAGTGGTCAATAAATCCAATCTCTGAATTTCTTTTCATGGTTGATCAAGAAACTAGCAGTGTGGCCTATATTTACCTCAATTTGTGCAAAATCTAAAAGAGTGTGAAGTTGACGGATTAACCAAGTTAAAATGTGTTAGACAGCCAGAGGAAACAGGGCAGTTGCCTGTGGAGAACATGCCCTCAGGAATTCATCTCAAGCCAGTAAACTACTCACCAGTACTCCATCTCTGATATCTTCGACAACCATGTTAAACTTGGTGCCAGAGTACTTCGATTTAGTTCCAACTCCAGAACCCCCTCCGTTTGAGAAAAGCTTTCCAAGTTCCCTTTCGACTTCACTGCAGAAGACAATGATAGATAACATCAGCAGTTCATGTTGTTCAGTAAATTACAGACTCGTGACAAGCTAAATGTAACAGCATCAATAAATTCTCACTTGCGGCTCCTGCGAGTTTTCATTGTCCATAGGTGGTTATCGCTTGTGGCTAGCACATAGACTGGCTTGGAATCTTCTCTCCATGGGTTTGTCTCCAGTACTGAATCATCATGAAAGTGCACAGAGTTACTAAATTTAAAATTGCCATGTGCCAAATTATCGTGTATATTTACGATAAGGAGTTCTATTAAAAAAATAAATGACAACTGATAACATTTCAAAGTATGTGCATCAGAACTTGTCTAATCAAATATCCACAGCTATTTGATCATTGGATACAGTCTCTAGTCATTACAAGAAGATTTATGCATATAAATTAGTAATGGCCCACAGCAGGCTTGTCCAGATGGTCAAGTAGCACATGACACACGATCTATATTGAATATGAGAAAAAGTGCTACGGCTGCAAGAGCTAATCATAGCCTACAGATGAAGCCATATCTTGCCCACCTGAAACTGCACATCTCAAACCACAAGCTTCACAGGGTAGGTCTGTAGGTGCTGATGCTCAGTTGATTGCAGCACGCAATCCTCCCGTGCACACAAAGATCGCATCATTGGGCGATTCGTACCACGTGTTTCATCGAACACGCCGCGCGCACAACTAAACCCTGAATACTTCGGCCTATACGACAAGAACCCTTAATAAGCTGCATATGCTATTATGCTAAATCGCTAAACCCCAACGCAACGAGAACTCGATCGACCACGGAGAAGCTTATAAGATCCAAGAGACGTCACCGTCGTAGGCGAGGGAGTCGAGCGACTCCATGAGGTGGCGCCGCATGCCGTAAGCGCGGGAGGAGACGCGGCGCAGAAACTCCCCCGAGGTCCCGGGGATGCCACCGTCCATCCCCATCGCCCTCTCCACCTCCTGCTCGTCGCCGTCGCCCTCCGGTGTCGGCGGGGGACGGGGCGACGCGGCCGCGGCCACGACCGCCCGGCGGTGCGAGGCGGCGAGGCGCGGTCGCGGCGGCGTAATAGACAGGAGCGAGGAGGCCGTGAGGTTCCCGGACAGCGTTGTGGAGGCCACAGCCGCTGCCGGCGGCGGCGGGGTGAGGGACGACGAGGGAGCTgccatttttttttttttttacgtTCCAACAAAGCCGAGGCGAGGAGtgaaatgaaaggaaatgaaacgGGAATGTGGAGTGCAACGTGGACACGGCAGCCTCAGCCAGACAGCCAGCACGCTACAGTCTTCCGGTCTTCTGGAGATCTTTATTTTCCACTTCCACCGCGGTTGTTGGGTTCGGCACGTTTCGGAAACTGAGTTCAATTTTCTTTCCTCAACTGTCGTGAACTATTTGATGTGTTTGGCTTGTGGAGTTATCTTATTTTTTATTGGAAAGAAAATTGAACTTCTTTTATCAACTTTCTGAAAGAAAATTGTGAATTATGTGTCTATTCACGACTTCTTAAGAACGCTACCAAGGAAAGTCAAAAAGAGTTAAAGTTTGGCTCAAAAGAGCTAAAGTTGGACAAGTATGGAACTCACCGAACTgttcggtggggcaccggactatccgatgggACGTACGGATGAAGTCTTCAGTCTTGAGATTTTTATTAGAACAATGTGCGTCGGACAGTCCCTCCAACAGCTACGTTGACTTCGCCAGCGCTCCAACGGTCGTATTGGGTTACTGGACAGTCTGGAGCCCCAGAAAAGGAAGGTGTGCCAACCAGTGGGTTTCCTAACTATTATTGTGCGTGCCCGATGACTGACCAGACAGTCTGATGCGTTCGTGATGAGGAAGGTTTTGGGGCTTCCTTTTGGAGAAGCCAACGGCTCCTTGGCCCTAGAGTCTATAAAAGGTATCTCTAGGCGTCTTCAACTAGTACCAAGCACCTAAAGAGCATACGAACACTCCGAAACTTCACAACCtggcattctagtgatttgagattGATTCGAGCGTCAGTTCTATGTTGTTCTTGTGTGATCTTGTACTTGCGCCCTTGCTTTGCATTTCTTGCGTGTGTTGTTGCGATTTGCTCTTGTGTgtactctatctctctcccttacTCTAAGTCTTGATTGTGATCACTTTTTAAGgctgcgagagactccaagttgtgaagaTTTCTCGTAGATGAGAACTATTGATATAAGTAAGGACtggggtactcaagtttgatctttggatcacttgagagggattgagtacaaccctcgttcattgggacaccacaacgtggagtaggcaagcatattaTGCTTGACCAAactgttggttacttgttcttgattgttgtATGCAATCAAAAACAAGGCTACACAATGTTAAAAAGTATTAACCTTCGTCCTCGAAGTGTTTTTCCTTTGGGACAACCTCTCAAAGACGAAGGTTAGGATGTAATCAAATAAATCATACGAGAACATGACAATAAATGTATAAATAACATTACAAAGTGAAATGTGCTAACTCATATCAAACATTTTGGCACTTCGTTTCTCTCTTCATATATACAAAGTTTACAATCGTATCTTCGGCTTCTTGAAACATAGTAGCGCAGTTTACAATCGTATTTTCAGCTTCTTGGTACATAGTAGCGCAAAGGAGCTTCAGAAATTGAATTACACATGGTTGTTACAACCGGCCAAAAGTACTTTATGCAgggcactattcatctatttatagcgcAAAGGTACAACTTCGTATAAAATTACAAGTATATTCTCAAAAGACTTGTACATATGGTTTTACAAATGACGTAGGGGTAATATTATCTTCTATATTTTATCATCTCAGCTGCAGAATCTTGTGAATACTTCTTCCGGCCTTGTCCAACTTCTTCCTTCATCCTTGTATAGTCACGACGAAGCTAGTATTTCCGTCCCTTTTCTTGGTTTGTTCCGAAGGTATATATCACCGAAGATCTACAACACTTAGAGATGCATTGAAAAACGATGGTTAACTGTGTTTttaaggaccttcgaaagacgaacgtTCCCAACACGAACCACATGGCCCTGTTTTGCgcagcttattttcagcttcttcacaaatttaagcagatGTTATGCCAAACATGTAGCTTCTGCAGCAGtttatcagttcagctgcttctcagaataaactaaaagcagccaacaagcaaaaGCTCCTTTTcaccagcttctcagataagccgctttttcaacaagcagcagttgtgccaaacagggccaaaACCCGTCGTGTCATTTGTCTCATTTACTTTATTGCGATTTCTATCTTTCTTAGTGCTTAACTTCACGTGtgatattgctctaagtttaatacacatcttgagagagcaatcaagtgaaggggTCATTTCTCTCTCCTTCTTCACCCATACTTGATTTTAGTTTATACTAACTTCAattatagaccaagtttgtgttgtattAAGTCTTTTTTATAGGACCACTTATTCACTCCCTCTCTTGGTGCTCTCAATTACTCACATGGTCATCCAAAACACTGTTTTCACCATAAGTTGCGTTGTTCACAAAGTGGTGTTTAAATATAGGGATGAGGATGGATAAACTGCTGGAGATAGTCTAGAGAACATCAACATTCCCCATTCGCAAGTGTCTTGAACCGATGTCGCGAGTCTCTGCCATCATGCACCTCTTAGACAGCGGggtaagagcaactccaagagattAGCCAAAAATACTAACGAAATTTACTGATTTAGCTACTCTGTAAAATAGATTTTACAGAAAAAGAGTAGGCTAATCCAATATACTCAGTAAACCTACAGACTGAATGAAGAACTGtggctcgtcctcggggaaccgtattctaagtctgtgggcaagatggcctcggccccatagactagaaagaacggtgtgaagcccgtggctcggctcggtgttgtcctcagactccagaccaccgaggggagttccttcatccaccgcttgccgaacttgttgaggtcgttgtagattcgaggcatgagtccttgtagaatcatgccgttggcacgctctacttgcccattcgtcatggggtgagccacggcggcccagtccacccggatgtggtgatcctcgcagaagtccaggaactttctgccggtgaactgggtgccgttgtcggtgatgatggagttcgggaccccaaaacgatggatgatgttggtgaagaacaccaccgcctgttcggacctgatgctgtttaggggtcggacctcgatccacttggagaatttgtcgatggcgaccaacaggtgcgtgtagcccccgggtgccttctgtaaggggccgacgaggtccagaccccacacagcaaaaggccaggtgatgggtatcgtctgtagagcctgagcgggcaggtgggtctgcctcgcgtagaactgacacccttcgcaggtgcggacaattctagtggcg
It encodes:
- the LOC103639540 gene encoding uncharacterized protein; the encoded protein is MAAPSSSLTPPPPAAAVASTTLSGNLTASSLLSITPPRPRLAASHRRAVVAAAASPRPPPTPEGDGDEQEVERAMGMDGGIPGTSGEFLRRVSSRAYGMRRHLMESLDSLAYDVLETNPWREDSKPVYVLATSDNHLWTMKTRRSRNEVERELGKLFSNGGGSGVGTKSKYSGTKFNMVVEDIRDGVLVFEDEDDAVKYCNLLQGGGQGCEGIAEIEASSVFSMCRKMKALAVLFRRGKTPPLPQSLERDLRARKRSLED